The Brassica napus cultivar Da-Ae chromosome C7, Da-Ae, whole genome shotgun sequence genome has a segment encoding these proteins:
- the LOC106349014 gene encoding BTB/POZ domain-containing protein At5g48800: protein MDKHHNHLLLQHHQHLHHHQKLSLAKSSRQSCSEWIFRDVPSDITIEVNGGNFALHKFPLVSRSGRIRRIVAEHRDSDISKVELLNLPGGAETFELAAKFCYGINFEITSSNVAQLLCVSDYLEMTEEYSKDNLASRTEEYLDSIVCKSLEMCVQVLKQSENLLPLADELNIVTRCIDAIASKACAEQIASSFSRLEYSSSGRLHMSKQAKGNDGGGGDWWIEDLSVLRIDLYQRVMNAMKCRGVRPESIGASLLSYAERQLTKTGHQEHEQAVVETIVALLPVEKLVVPISFLFGLLRRAVMLDASVSCRLDLERRIGSQLDMATLDDLLIPSFRHAGDTLFEIDTVHRILVNFSQQGGDDSEDEESVFECGDDSSPHTPSQSAMFKVAKLVDSYLAEIAPDANLDLPKFLLIAEALPLHARTLHDGLYRAIDLYLKAHQGLSDSDKKKLSKLIDFQKLSQEAGAHAAQNERLPLQSIVQVLYFEQLKLRSSLCTSYSDEETKPKQQQHQSWRINSGALSAAMSPKDNYASLRRENRELKLELARLRMRLNDLEKEHICMKRDMQRSHSRKFMSSFSKKMGKLSFFGGHHSSSRGSSSPSKQSFRTDSKAMERTCASMD from the exons ATGGACAAGCATCACAACCATCTTCTGCTACAGCATCATCAacatctccaccaccaccagaaGCTCTCTCTTGCTAAATCTTCTAGGCAAAGCTGTAGTGAATG GATCTTTCGAGACGTCCCAAGTGATATAACCATAGAAGTAAACGGAGGAAACTTTGCTCTACACAAG TTCCCTCTAGTCTCCAGAAGTGGAAGAATCCGTAGAATCGTCGCGGAACACAGAGACTCAGACATCTCCAAAGTGGAGCTCCTCAACCTCCCAGGAGGAGCAGAAACATTCGAGCTAGCAGCCAAGTTCTGCTACGGGATCAACTTCGAGATCACCTCATCAAACGTCGCGCAGCTCCTCTGCGTCTCTGACTACCTCGAGATGACAGAAGAGTACTCCAAAGACAACTTGGCTTCGAGAACAGAGGAGTATCTCGACAGCATTGTCTGCAAGAGCCTCGAGATGTGCGTCCAAGTCTTGAAACAGTCAGAGAATCTCCTCCCTCTCGCGGACGAGCTCAATATCGTAACCAGATGCATCGACGCCATCGCCTCGAAGGCCTGCGCCGAGCAGATCGCCTCGAGCTTCTCGCGGTTGGAGTATAGCAGCTCCGGGAGGCTTCACATGAGCAAGCAAGCTAAAGGTAACGATGGAGGAGGTGGAGACTGGTGGATTGAGGATCTTTCTGTTCTTAGGATTGATTTGTATCAGAGAGTGATGAACGCTATGAAGTGCCGCGGCGTGCGTCCTGAGAGTATAGGAGCTTCCTTGTTGAGTTACGCAGAGAGACAGCTGACAAAGACAGGACATCAAGAACACGAACAAGCCGTTGTTGAGACAATCGTTGCTCTTCTCCCAGTTGAGAAACTCGTTGTTCCTATAAGTTTCCTCTTCGGGTTGCTTAGAAGAGCGGTGATGCTTGATGCTTCGGTGTCATGCAGGCTTGATCTAGAGAGGAGGATCGGTTCTCAGCTTGACATGGCGACGTTAGATGATCTCTTGATCCCTTCTTTTCGTCACGCGGGAGATACTTTGTTCGAGATTGACACGGTTCACAGAATCTTGGTGAACTTCTCGCAGCAAGGAGGTGATGATAGTGAGGACGAAGAGTCTGTGTTTGAATGCGGTGATGATAGTAGTCCGCATACGCCTTCTCAAAGCGCCATGTTTAAAGTTGCGAAGCTTGTAGATAGTTACCTCGCTGAGATTGCTCCTGATGCTAACCTTGACCTTCCCAAGTTCTTGCTCATTGCAGAAGCTTTGCCGCTTCATGCTCGCACTCTTCATGATGGGTTGTACCGTGCCATTGATCTCTATCTTAAG GCACATCAAGGGTTGTCAGATTCAGACAAGAAGAAGCTGTCGAAACTTATAGACTTCCAGAAACTCTCACAAGAGGCAGGAGCACACGCTGCGCAGAACGAGCGGCTTCCTCTGCAATCAATAGTTCAGGTTCTCTACTTTGAGCAGCTTAAGCTCAGAAGCTCCTTGTGCACTTCTTACTCAGACGAAGAGACAAAGCCAAAGCAGCAGCAGCATCAGTCATGGAGAATCAACAGCGGAGCTCTCAGCGCAGCGATGTCCCCGAAAGACAACTACGCGTCTCTGAGGAGAGAAAACAGGGAGCTGAAGCTCGAGTTAGCTAGGCTGAGGATGAGGCTCAACGATCTGGAGAAGGAGCATATCTGCATGAAGAGAGATATGCAGAGGTCTCATTCGAGAAAATTCATGAGCAGTTTCTCGAAGAAGATGGGGAAGCTTAGCTTCTTTGGGGGGCATCATAGCTCATCAAGAGGTTCAAGCTCTCCATCGAAGCAGTCTTTCAGAACTGATTCAAAGGCGATGGAGAGAACATGCGCAAGCATGGATTAG
- the LOC106352284 gene encoding cyclin-dependent kinase inhibitor 3, whose product MGKYMKKSKITNNDTEPTEPTSLGVRTRAAKTLALKRLNSSASDSALAGDSSRYLQLRSRRLEKPMALTEPKQPPRIKESGSKGRVSSGSGSVHVDGDDWFGKSDAFCGENSPDSESRQSTRESTPCNFAEDLEIIVTPGSSTKSMRTATRDCIRDGDSSVPSTSELEEFFAYAEQQQQRLFMDKYNFDIVNDVPLAGRYEWVQVSP is encoded by the exons ATGGGCAAATACATGAAGAAATCGAAGATTACCAACAACGACACGGAACCCACCGAGCCGACTTCTCTGGGAGTTCGCACCAGGGCCGCTAAAACCCTAGCTTTGAAGCGGCTCAATTCCTCCGCCTCTGATTCCGCTTTAGCCGGAGACTCTTCTCGCTACCTTCAGCTCCGCAGCCGCCGCCTCGAGAAACCAATGGCTTTAACCGAGCCGAAACAGCCGCCGAGAATTAAGGAGTCTGGCTCGAAGGGTCGGGTTAGCTCCGGTTCGGGCTCGGTTCATGTAGACGGAGATGATTGGTTCGGAAAGTCTGATGCTTTTTGCGGAGAGAACAGTCCTGATTCTGAATCGAGACAAAG CACAAGGGAGAGCACGCCTTGTAACTTTGCTGAGGATCTGGAGATCATTGTTACACCAGGGTCTAGCACAAAGTCGATGCGTACAGCAACCAGAGATTGCATAAGGGACGGAGATAGCTCTGTCCCATCAACTAGTGAACTAGAGGAGTTCTTTGCCTATGCAGAGCAGCAACAGCAAAGGCTGTTCATGGACAA GTACAACTTCGACATCGTGAATGATGTGCCCCTCGCTGGACGCTACGAGTGGGTACAAGTCAGTCCATGA
- the LOC106349015 gene encoding protein LPA3, which yields MSPSSFSIASTVSPASLAGTLVSNSKTVLGGSGIYWKNYDATKTNRNLKYRVCSVSGGSNTSVENVPFPRDYFELINQAKQAVELALKDEKQLMEIEFPTSGLASVPGDGEGATEMTESMNMIHQFCDRLISPEKARTTRIFFPEANEVKFAKKNVFEGTYFKLDYLTKPSLFEDFGFFERVKMSDRVKPEDELFLVAYPYFNVNEMLVVEELYKEAVVNTDRKLIIFNGELDRIRSGYYPKFFYPKLGALTETLLPKMETVYYIHNFKGQKGGVLFRCYPGPWQVLRRTRNKCVCVHLQESMPSLKEVALNILASA from the exons ATGTCACCCTCCTCCTTCTCCATCGCATCCACCGTCTCTCCGGCTTCTCTTGCCGGAACTCTCGTATCCAACTCTAAG ACTGTTTTGGGTGGTAGTGGTATATATTGGAAGAACTATGATGCTACCAAGACGAATAGGAATCTCAAGTACAGAGTTTGTTCTGTCTCTGGAGGGTCTAACACATCTGTGGAGAATGTACCTTTTCCTCGTGATTACTTCGAGCTCATTAACCAA GCCAAACAAGCAGTTGAATTGGCTTTGAAGGACGAGAAACAGTTGATG gaaATTGAGTTCCCAACGTCTGGTCTTGCATCTGTGCCAG GTGATGGTGAAGGAGCGACAGAAATGACAGAAAGTATGAATATGATACACCAGTTTTGTGACCGCCTTATATCTCCTGAAAAGGCTCGAACCACAAGAATT TTCTTCCCGGAGGCAAACGAAGTCAAATTTGCTAAAAAAAATGTCTTTGAAGGAACTTACTTTAAGCTGGACTATCTGACAAAACCTTCTCTTTTTGAGGACTTTGGTTTCTTTGAAAGAGTAAAGATGTCGGATCGAGTGAAGCCTGAAGACGAACTGTTCCTTGTTGCATACCCTTATTTTAATGTCAACG AGATGCTTGTAGTGGAAGAGCTGTACAAGGAAGCTGTTGTGAACACTGACCGAAAACTAATCATCTTCAATGGAGAACTTGACCGCATACGTTCAGGCT ACTATCCAAAGTTCTTTTACCCAAAACTGGGTGCACTGACCGAGACACTTCTTCCCAAGATGGAGACAGTTTACTACATCCACAACTTCAAAGGACAGAAAGGAGGTGTCCTTTTCAG ATGCTACCCAGGTCCATGGCAAGTCctgagaagaacaagaaacaagTGCGTCTGTGTTCACCTGCAAGAATCCATGCCTTCTCTCAAGGAAGTTGCCCTAAACATTCTTGCCTCTGCTTGA
- the LOC106349010 gene encoding probable LRR receptor-like serine/threonine-protein kinase At5g48740 isoform X1: protein MFTRFHSENLKMIFWIDLVLLSGFWVFGFSNPNGFLSLSCGGSSYTAAYNISWVSDNDYIETGNTTAVTYIEGTSTSTVPIRFFPDSQSRQCYKLPVRKDLSSVLIRATFVYRNYDSQNQPPAFRVSLGRSVTSTVDLRTKDPWIEELVWPVNKDSLSLCLLAVKGRGIPVISSLEVRPLPLGAYRNSLEDSPNAILRRSYRINSGYTNGTIRYPSDPFDRIWDPDQSFAPFHTSWNFNRLARLSSFNITETPPDTVLQTARILARKEILSYTLSLDTLGGYYIILYFAGILSLSPSFSVTINNEVKQSEYTVTSSEASALYFTQKRISELNITFEKFKFNPQVNALEVFQILQIPPEASSTTVSALKVIEQFTGQDLGWQDDPCTPLPWNHIECEGSRVTSLFLSQINLRSISPTFGDLLDLKTLDLHNTSLTGAIQNVGSLQHLQQLNLSFNKIKSFGSELENLINLEVLDLQNNSLQGSVPETFGKLKKLRLLNLENNNLVGPLPQSLNRTGLEVRTTGNPCLSFTSSSCNNVSSTIDIPQVTIPTNKKHKKQNRIAILLGVSGGALFATLLIFVFMSIFTRRQRNKERDITRTGEQLKMQNWNTSRIFSHKEIKTATRNFKEVIGRGSFGSVYHGKLPDGKQVAVKVRFDKTQLGADSFINEVHLLSQIRHQNLVSFEGFCYEPKRQILVYEYLPGGSLADHLYGPSRKRLSLNWVSRLKVAVDAAKGLDYLHNGSEPRIIHRDVKCSNILLDKDMNAKVSDFGLSKQFTKADASHITTVVKGTAGYLDPEYYSTLQLTEKSDVYSFGVVLLELICGREPLSHSGSPDSFNLVLWARPNLQAGAFEIVDDVLKGTFDPESMKKAASVAIRCVGRDASSRPSIAEVLTQLKEAYSLQLSYLAASGHTDI, encoded by the exons atgttcacCAGATTTCACTCAGAAAATTTGAAGATGATCTTCTGGATCGATTTGGTTTTGCTCAGTGGCTTCTGGGTGTTTGGTTTCTCCAATCCAAATG GTTTCTTGAGTTTGTCTTGTGGCGGCTCAAGTTACACCGCTGCTTATAACATCTCCTGGGTCTCAGACAACGATTATATCGAAACAGGTAACACTACTGCCGTTACTTACATCGAGGGAACTTCAACTTCTACTGTTCCCATCAGATTCTTCCCAGACTCTCAAAGTCGCCAGTGTTATAAGCTACCTGTGAGGAAGGACCTGTCCTCGGTTCTGATTCGAGCCACATTCGTTTATAGAAACTATGATAGCCAGAATCAGCCTCCAGCATTTCGTGTCTCTTTGGGGAGGAGTGTCACTAGTACTGTTGATCTCAGAACCAAAGATCCTTGGATTGAAGAGTTGGTTTGGCCGGTCAACAAGGATTCTCTTTCGCTTTGCTTGCTTGCGGTTAAAGGAAGAGGCATTCCGGTTATCTCCTCTCTAGAAGTACGGCCACTTCCTTTAGGTGCTTACAGAAACAGCTTAGAGGATTCGCCAAATGCTATCCTCAGGAGAAGTTACCGGATCAATAGCGGCTACACAAATGGGACTATCAG GTACCCTTCAGATCCGTTTGATCGAATATGGGATCCAGACCAAAGTTTTGCACCTTTCCACACCTCTTGGAACTTCAATAGACTCGCAAGATTGTCTTCCTTCAACATCACTGAGACTCCGCCAGATACCGTTCTACAGACTGCACGGATTCTTGCTCGCAAAGAGATACTTTCGTATACACTTTCTCTAGATACACTAGGGGGCTACTACATTATCCTCTACTTCGCTGGGATACTCTCACTCTCTCCTTCTTTTAGTGTGACGATCAATAACGAAGTCAAACAGTCTGAGTATACCGTGACCAGCTCAGAAGCCAGTGCTTTGTACTTTACGCAAAAGAGAATCAGTGAGTTAAACATCACCTTCGAAAAATTCAAGTTTAATCCTCAGGTGAACGCTCTTGAGGTGTTTCAAATCCTCCAAATCCCTCCAGAAGCTTCTTCTACCACAG TTTCGGCGCTTAAAGTCATAGAACAATTTACCGGGCAAGACCTTGGATGGCAAGACGACCCATGCACTCCTCTTCCTTGGAACCACATTGAGTGTGAAGGAAGCCGTGTTACATCATT GTTTCTTTCACAAATCAACCTGAGATCCATTAGTCCAACTTTTGGAGACTTGCTTGACCTCAAGACACT GGATTTGCATAATACATCACTTACTGGAGCGATACAGAATGTAGGAAGCCTTCAGCATCTCCAGCAGCT GAACTTGAGCTTCAATAAGATAAAATCTTTCGGATCCGAGCTGGAAAATCTGATTAACCTTGAAGTTCT GGACCTGCAAAACAACAGCTTACAAGGATCAGTTCCTGAAACTTTCGGAAAGCTGAAGAAACTTCGTCTCCT GAATCTGGAAAACAATAACTTAGTAGGCCCCTTGCCACAGTCACTTAACAGAACGGGTCTGGAAGTAAG GACAACGGGGAACCCATGCCTTTCGTTCACTTCGTCATCGTGCAACAATGTGTCTTCAACAATCGACATACCACAAGTCACTATCCCTACCAATAAGAAACACAAGAAGCAAAACCGTATAGCGATCTTGCTAGGAGTTTCTGGTGGCGCCTTGTTTGCCACTCTCCTCATCTTTGTTTTCATGTCGATCTTCACGAGGAGACAgagaaacaaagagagagatATAACCA GAACAGGAGAACAACTGAAGATGCAGAACTGGAACACTTCAAGAATCTTTTCTCATAAAGAGATCAAGACAGCTACAAGGAACTTCAAGGAAGTGATTGGCCGTGGAAGTTTTGGATCTGTATACCATGGGAAACTACCTGATGGAAAACAAGTTGCGGTCAAAGTGCGGTTTGATAAAACTCAACTTGGAGCTGATTCTTTCATCAACGAG GTGCATCTTTTGTCACAGATACGCCACCAAAATCTAGTTTCCTTCGAGGGCTTCTGCTACGAACCAAAACGGCAAATACTAGTTTATGAGTATCTGCCTGGTGGATCATTAGCTGATCACCTTTACG GTCCAAGTCGTAAAAGACTTTCATTGAACTGGGTTTCAAGACTAAAGGTTGCAGTTGATGCTGCAAAAG GGCTGGACTACCTGCACAATGGAAGTGAGCCAAGGATTATACATCGGGATGTAAAGTGCAGTAACATACTTCTGGACAAGGATATGAACGCAAAAGTTTCTGACTTCGGCCTATCAAAACAGTTTACAAAAGCAGATGCTTCTCATATTACTACTGTTGTTAAAGGCACTGCAGGCTACCTTGACCCTGA ATATTACTCTACCCTGCAGCTGACAGAGAAAAGTGATGTCTATAGCTTTGGTGTGGTTCTGTTGGAGCTCATCTGTGGAAGAGAACCCTTAAGTCACTCAGGATCACCAGATTCTTTTAACTTAGTACTATGG GCTAGGCCAAACTTACAAGCAGGAGCATTTGAGATTGTGGATGATGTCTTGAAGGGAACATTTGATCCAGAGAGCATGAAAAAAGCTGCTTCTGTTGCTATAAGATGTGTGGGGAGAGATGCATCAAGCAGACCATCTATTGCAGAGGTTTTGACTCAGCTGAAAGAAGCGTACAGCCTTCAACTCTCATATCTAGCTGCTTCAGGACATACagacatataa
- the LOC106349010 gene encoding probable LRR receptor-like serine/threonine-protein kinase At5g48740 isoform X2 yields the protein MFTRFHSENLKMIFWIDLVLLSGFWVFGFSNPNGFLSLSCGGSSYTAAYNISWVSDNDYIETGNTTAVTYIEGTSTSTVPIRFFPDSQSRQCYKLPVRKDLSSVLIRATFVYRNYDSQNQPPAFRVSLGRSVTSTVDLRTKDPWIEELVWPVNKDSLSLCLLAVKGRGIPVISSLEVRPLPLGAYRNSLEDSPNAILRRSYRINSGYTNGTIRYPSDPFDRIWDPDQSFAPFHTSWNFNRLARLSSFNITETPPDTVLQTARILARKEILSYTLSLDTLGGYYIILYFAGILSLSPSFSVTINNEVKQSEYTVTSSEASALYFTQKRISELNITFEKFKFNPQVNALEVFQILQIPPEASSTTVSALKVIEQFTGQDLGWQDDPCTPLPWNHIECEGSRVTSLFLSQINLRSISPTFGDLLDLKTLDLHNTSLTGAIQNVGSLQHLQQLNLSFNKIKSFGSELENLINLEVLDLQNNSLQGSVPETFGKLKKLRLLNLENNNLVGPLPQSLNRTGLEVRTTGNPCLSFTSSSCNNVSSTIDIPQVTIPTNKKHKKQNRIAILLGVSGGALFATLLIFVFMSIFTRRQRNKERDITREQLKMQNWNTSRIFSHKEIKTATRNFKEVIGRGSFGSVYHGKLPDGKQVAVKVRFDKTQLGADSFINEVHLLSQIRHQNLVSFEGFCYEPKRQILVYEYLPGGSLADHLYGPSRKRLSLNWVSRLKVAVDAAKGLDYLHNGSEPRIIHRDVKCSNILLDKDMNAKVSDFGLSKQFTKADASHITTVVKGTAGYLDPEYYSTLQLTEKSDVYSFGVVLLELICGREPLSHSGSPDSFNLVLWARPNLQAGAFEIVDDVLKGTFDPESMKKAASVAIRCVGRDASSRPSIAEVLTQLKEAYSLQLSYLAASGHTDI from the exons atgttcacCAGATTTCACTCAGAAAATTTGAAGATGATCTTCTGGATCGATTTGGTTTTGCTCAGTGGCTTCTGGGTGTTTGGTTTCTCCAATCCAAATG GTTTCTTGAGTTTGTCTTGTGGCGGCTCAAGTTACACCGCTGCTTATAACATCTCCTGGGTCTCAGACAACGATTATATCGAAACAGGTAACACTACTGCCGTTACTTACATCGAGGGAACTTCAACTTCTACTGTTCCCATCAGATTCTTCCCAGACTCTCAAAGTCGCCAGTGTTATAAGCTACCTGTGAGGAAGGACCTGTCCTCGGTTCTGATTCGAGCCACATTCGTTTATAGAAACTATGATAGCCAGAATCAGCCTCCAGCATTTCGTGTCTCTTTGGGGAGGAGTGTCACTAGTACTGTTGATCTCAGAACCAAAGATCCTTGGATTGAAGAGTTGGTTTGGCCGGTCAACAAGGATTCTCTTTCGCTTTGCTTGCTTGCGGTTAAAGGAAGAGGCATTCCGGTTATCTCCTCTCTAGAAGTACGGCCACTTCCTTTAGGTGCTTACAGAAACAGCTTAGAGGATTCGCCAAATGCTATCCTCAGGAGAAGTTACCGGATCAATAGCGGCTACACAAATGGGACTATCAG GTACCCTTCAGATCCGTTTGATCGAATATGGGATCCAGACCAAAGTTTTGCACCTTTCCACACCTCTTGGAACTTCAATAGACTCGCAAGATTGTCTTCCTTCAACATCACTGAGACTCCGCCAGATACCGTTCTACAGACTGCACGGATTCTTGCTCGCAAAGAGATACTTTCGTATACACTTTCTCTAGATACACTAGGGGGCTACTACATTATCCTCTACTTCGCTGGGATACTCTCACTCTCTCCTTCTTTTAGTGTGACGATCAATAACGAAGTCAAACAGTCTGAGTATACCGTGACCAGCTCAGAAGCCAGTGCTTTGTACTTTACGCAAAAGAGAATCAGTGAGTTAAACATCACCTTCGAAAAATTCAAGTTTAATCCTCAGGTGAACGCTCTTGAGGTGTTTCAAATCCTCCAAATCCCTCCAGAAGCTTCTTCTACCACAG TTTCGGCGCTTAAAGTCATAGAACAATTTACCGGGCAAGACCTTGGATGGCAAGACGACCCATGCACTCCTCTTCCTTGGAACCACATTGAGTGTGAAGGAAGCCGTGTTACATCATT GTTTCTTTCACAAATCAACCTGAGATCCATTAGTCCAACTTTTGGAGACTTGCTTGACCTCAAGACACT GGATTTGCATAATACATCACTTACTGGAGCGATACAGAATGTAGGAAGCCTTCAGCATCTCCAGCAGCT GAACTTGAGCTTCAATAAGATAAAATCTTTCGGATCCGAGCTGGAAAATCTGATTAACCTTGAAGTTCT GGACCTGCAAAACAACAGCTTACAAGGATCAGTTCCTGAAACTTTCGGAAAGCTGAAGAAACTTCGTCTCCT GAATCTGGAAAACAATAACTTAGTAGGCCCCTTGCCACAGTCACTTAACAGAACGGGTCTGGAAGTAAG GACAACGGGGAACCCATGCCTTTCGTTCACTTCGTCATCGTGCAACAATGTGTCTTCAACAATCGACATACCACAAGTCACTATCCCTACCAATAAGAAACACAAGAAGCAAAACCGTATAGCGATCTTGCTAGGAGTTTCTGGTGGCGCCTTGTTTGCCACTCTCCTCATCTTTGTTTTCATGTCGATCTTCACGAGGAGACAgagaaacaaagagagagatATAACCA GAGAACAACTGAAGATGCAGAACTGGAACACTTCAAGAATCTTTTCTCATAAAGAGATCAAGACAGCTACAAGGAACTTCAAGGAAGTGATTGGCCGTGGAAGTTTTGGATCTGTATACCATGGGAAACTACCTGATGGAAAACAAGTTGCGGTCAAAGTGCGGTTTGATAAAACTCAACTTGGAGCTGATTCTTTCATCAACGAG GTGCATCTTTTGTCACAGATACGCCACCAAAATCTAGTTTCCTTCGAGGGCTTCTGCTACGAACCAAAACGGCAAATACTAGTTTATGAGTATCTGCCTGGTGGATCATTAGCTGATCACCTTTACG GTCCAAGTCGTAAAAGACTTTCATTGAACTGGGTTTCAAGACTAAAGGTTGCAGTTGATGCTGCAAAAG GGCTGGACTACCTGCACAATGGAAGTGAGCCAAGGATTATACATCGGGATGTAAAGTGCAGTAACATACTTCTGGACAAGGATATGAACGCAAAAGTTTCTGACTTCGGCCTATCAAAACAGTTTACAAAAGCAGATGCTTCTCATATTACTACTGTTGTTAAAGGCACTGCAGGCTACCTTGACCCTGA ATATTACTCTACCCTGCAGCTGACAGAGAAAAGTGATGTCTATAGCTTTGGTGTGGTTCTGTTGGAGCTCATCTGTGGAAGAGAACCCTTAAGTCACTCAGGATCACCAGATTCTTTTAACTTAGTACTATGG GCTAGGCCAAACTTACAAGCAGGAGCATTTGAGATTGTGGATGATGTCTTGAAGGGAACATTTGATCCAGAGAGCATGAAAAAAGCTGCTTCTGTTGCTATAAGATGTGTGGGGAGAGATGCATCAAGCAGACCATCTATTGCAGAGGTTTTGACTCAGCTGAAAGAAGCGTACAGCCTTCAACTCTCATATCTAGCTGCTTCAGGACATACagacatataa
- the LOC106349017 gene encoding cytochrome B5-like has product MGGDGKVFTLEEVSQHTSNQDCWIAIDGKVYDVTKFLDDHPGGDEVILTSTGKDATDDFEDVGHSSTAKAMLDEYYVGDIDSATVPTKTKFVPPPSNQTQSNQNKSSDFLIKILQFLVPLLILGLALGIRSYTKSPSS; this is encoded by the exons ATGGGCGGAGACGGCAAAGTGTTCACCTTGGAGGAGGTTTCTCAGCACACTAGCAACCAGGATTGCTGGATCGCCATCGACGGCAAG gtttatGATGTGACCAAGTTCTTGGACGACCATCCTGGTGGTGACGAGGTCATCTTGACTTCTACAG GGAAAGACGCGACGGATGATTTTGAGGATGTGGGACACAGCTCCACTGCAAAAGCCATGCTTGATGAGTACTACGTTGGTGATATTGACTCCGCCACCGTCCCTACCAAAACCAAGTTCGTTCCTCCTCCTTCAAACCAGACCCAGTCTAACCAGAACAAGAGCTCCGATTTCCTCATCAAGATCCTTCAGTTCCTTGTTCCTCTTCTTATCTTAGGCTTGGCTCTCGGTATCCGCTCTTACACCAAGTCCCCTTCCTCTTGA
- the LOC106349016 gene encoding 60S ribosomal protein L13a-4-like, with amino-acid sequence MVSGSGICSKRVVVDARHHMLGRLASIVAKELLNGQKVVIVRCEEICLSGGLVRQKMKYMRFLRKRMNTKPSHGPIHFRAPSKIFWRTVRGMIPHKTKRGAAALARMKVFEGVPPPYDKVKRMVIPDALKVLRLQAGHKYCLLGRLSSEVGWNHYDTIKELEAKRKERSQVVYERKKQLNKLRAKAEKVAEEKLGAQLEILAPVKY; translated from the exons ATGGTGTCGGGATCAGGTATATGCTCGAAGCGCGTTGTCGTCGATGCGCGCCACCACATGCTGGGGCGCTTGGCGTCGATCGTGGCCAAGGAGCTGCTCAATGGGCAGAAGGTCGTCATCGTTAGATGCGAGGAGATTTGCCTCTCCGGTGGACTCGTCCGCCAGAAAATGAAGTACATGAGGTTCCTTCGCAAACGTATGAACACGAAGCCTTCTCATGGACCCATTCACTTCCGTGCTCCTTCCAAGATCTTCTGGCGTACTGTTCGCGG TATGATTCCACACAAAACGAAGCGTGGAGCAGCTGCACTTGCACGCATGAAGGTGTTTGAAGGTGTGCCTCCACCATACGACAAGGTCAAGAGGATGGTTATCCCCGATGCTCTCAA GGTCTTGAGGCTTCAAGCTGGTCACAAGTACTGTCTGTTGGGCCGTCTCTCCTCTGAAGTCGGGTGGAACCACTACGACACCATCAAG GAGCTGGAGGCGAAGAGGAAGGAGAGATCTCAAGTTGTTTACGAGCGTAAGAAGCAGCTTAACAAACTTAGAGCCAAGGCTGAGAAGGTCGCTGAAGAGAAGCTCGGAGCACAGCTCGAAATTCTTGCACCAGTCAAGTACTGA